From Streptomyces sp. CMB-StM0423, a single genomic window includes:
- a CDS encoding HAD family hydrolase, giving the protein MRTHLVWDWNGTLFHDIHAVIEATNASFTELGLPPITLERYRELYCVPVPRFYERLLGRLPTAEEWEIMDETFHRHYWVRAEEAALADGAAELLAQRRAAGQTQSLCSLAPHAQLLPMVRSHGIADHFVRIDGRTGPSDSGKATHMVRHLGELQGIDPARTVVIGDAVDDATAARHAGVRAVLYTGGSHSRASLEAAGVPVVDSLAEAVAAADELAA; this is encoded by the coding sequence GTGCGTACACACCTCGTCTGGGACTGGAACGGCACTCTCTTCCACGACATCCACGCGGTGATAGAGGCGACGAACGCCTCCTTCACCGAGCTGGGCCTGCCGCCCATCACGCTGGAGCGCTATCGCGAGCTGTACTGCGTCCCCGTGCCGCGGTTCTACGAGCGGCTGCTGGGCCGGCTGCCGACGGCCGAGGAGTGGGAGATCATGGACGAGACCTTCCACCGGCACTACTGGGTGCGCGCCGAGGAGGCCGCCCTCGCCGACGGCGCGGCGGAGCTGCTGGCGCAGCGGCGGGCCGCGGGCCAGACGCAGTCGCTGTGCTCCCTCGCGCCGCACGCGCAACTGCTGCCGATGGTGCGTTCGCACGGCATCGCGGACCACTTCGTACGGATCGACGGCCGCACCGGCCCGTCCGACAGCGGGAAGGCGACGCACATGGTGCGCCACCTCGGCGAGCTCCAGGGCATAGACCCGGCCCGTACGGTCGTGATCGGGGACGCGGTGGACGACGCCACGGCCGCGCGGCACGCGGGGGTACGGGCCGTGCTCTACACCGGCGGTTCGCACAGCCGCGCGAGCCTGGAGGCCGCGGGCGTCCCGGTCGTGGACAGCCTGGCGGAGGCGGTCGCCGCGGCGGACGAGCTGGCGGCGTAA
- a CDS encoding NAD-glutamate dehydrogenase, translated as MQIKLAEAKNELLARAARVDGTGEGGLPPETLDAYLQRYYLHTAPEDLLGRDPVDVFGAALSHYRLAQNRPQGTANVRVHTPTVEENGWTSSHSVVEVVMDDMPFLVDSVTNELSRQGRGIHLVIHPQIVVRRDVTGKLLEVLDAGRDPNASPPYARGLEDLPHDAVIESWIHVEIDRESDRADLKQITADLMRVLSDAREAVEDWQKMRDSALRIADDLDEEPLPDDMPTQEVEEARELLRWLAADHFTFLGYREYRLTVNSDGEELTAVPGTGLGILRADPSHAAFAKDDGKPQPASESFHRLPADVRAKAREHRMLVLTKANSRATVHRPAYLDYVGVKKFDADGNVVGERRFLGLFSSAAYTESVRRVPVVRRKVAEVLSRAGFTPNSHDGRDLLQILETYPRDELFQIPVAELQSIVISVLYLQERRRLRLFLRQEEYGRYYSALVYLPRDRYTTSVRLRLVDILKEELGGTSVDFTAWNTESVLSRLHFVVRVDPGTGLRELTETDVHRIENRLADASRSWNDGFTEALVAEFGEERAAELGHRYAGAFPEGYKEDFAPRAAVSDLQHFEKLSSRGGTAKFALSLYEPVGAAPNERRLKVYGAGAPFSLTRVLPVLHNLGVEVTEERPYVLRCGGVTDAWVSDFGLLFPPSQNGGGLEVGEDARERFQETFVAVWNGEAEDDGLNSLVPVAGLTWRQAMVLRAYARYLRQAGSKFSPAYMEDTLRTNVHTTRLLVTLFEARMAPERQHAGRELTDGILEELNGALDQVASLDEDRILRSFLTAIQATLRTNYFQHDGDGKSWHSYLSLKLDPQAIPGLPEPRPEYEIWVYSPRVEGVHLRFGKVARGGLRWSDRREDFRTEVLGLVKAQEVKNTVIVPAGAKGGFVGKRLPDPSADRDAWLAEGIACYKTFIYGMLDITDNLVGGEVVHPKNVVRHDEDDTYLVVAADKGTATFSDIANEVAVSYDFWLGDAFASGGSAGYDHKGMGITARGAWESVKRHFRELGVDCQTEDFTAVGIGDMSGDVFGNGMLLSEHTRLIAAFDHRHIIVDPDPDPAVSYAERRRLFELPRSSWEDYDSRKLSEGGGVFSRKAKAIPVNAKMRRALGIRDGAAKMTPAELMKAILQAPVDLLWNGGIGTYVKSSAEAQADAGDRANDAIRVDGIDVRARIVGEGGNLGLTQLGRIEFARFGGPGGKGGKINTDAIDNSAGVDTSDHEVNIKILLNQVIGDGDMTVKQRNKLLGEMTDEVAALVLRNNYAQNTALANAVAQAPSLLQAHHRYMRKLSKEGALDRDLEFLPGEKQVRERLTAGLGLTQPELAVLLGYTKITTAEDLVATVLPDDPYLERLLFAYFPQPLRERFPDQIRAHALRREIVTTVLVNDTVNTGGTTFVHRLKEETGASTEEIVRAHTAARAIFHLGDFWDEVETLDNVIAADIQTRIRLHSRRLVERATRWLLNNRPQPLQLGETIDFFSERIGQVWAALPKLLRGTDLEWYERNQNELTDNGVPAELAQRVATFSAAFPAMDIVAVADRTGHEPLDVAEVYYDLGDRLHISNLMDRIVELPRADRWQSMARAAIREDLYAAHALLTAAVLSAEPEAEGEAITPELRFKTWEAKNTAILGRARSTLEEIQGSESFDLANLSVAMRTMRTLLRTNR; from the coding sequence ATGCAGATCAAGCTGGCTGAAGCCAAGAACGAGCTGCTCGCGCGCGCGGCGCGGGTGGACGGGACGGGTGAGGGGGGATTGCCTCCCGAGACCCTCGACGCGTACCTCCAGCGCTATTACCTGCATACCGCGCCCGAGGATCTGCTCGGCCGTGACCCGGTCGACGTCTTCGGCGCCGCGCTCTCCCACTACCGCCTGGCCCAGAACCGCCCGCAGGGCACCGCCAACGTGCGCGTGCACACGCCCACGGTCGAGGAGAACGGCTGGACGTCCAGCCACAGTGTCGTCGAAGTAGTAATGGACGATATGCCGTTTTTGGTGGACTCCGTCACCAATGAGCTGTCTCGCCAGGGGCGCGGCATTCATCTGGTGATCCACCCGCAGATCGTCGTCCGCCGGGACGTCACCGGCAAGCTGCTGGAGGTCCTGGACGCCGGCCGCGACCCGAACGCCTCGCCGCCCTACGCCCGCGGCCTCGAAGACCTGCCGCACGACGCCGTGATCGAGTCCTGGATCCACGTCGAGATCGACCGCGAGTCCGACCGCGCGGACCTCAAGCAGATCACCGCCGACCTGATGCGGGTGCTGTCCGACGCCCGCGAGGCCGTCGAGGACTGGCAGAAGATGCGCGACTCCGCCCTGCGCATCGCCGACGACCTCGACGAGGAGCCGCTGCCGGACGACATGCCCACGCAGGAGGTCGAGGAGGCCAGGGAGCTGCTGCGCTGGCTCGCCGCCGACCACTTCACCTTCCTGGGCTACCGGGAGTACCGCCTGACGGTCAACAGCGACGGCGAGGAGCTGACCGCCGTCCCCGGCACCGGCCTCGGCATTCTGCGCGCCGACCCGTCGCACGCCGCGTTCGCCAAGGACGACGGCAAGCCGCAGCCCGCCTCCGAGTCCTTCCACCGGCTGCCCGCCGACGTCCGCGCCAAGGCCCGCGAGCACCGCATGCTGGTGCTCACCAAGGCCAACAGCCGCGCCACCGTGCACCGCCCGGCCTACCTCGACTACGTCGGCGTGAAGAAGTTCGACGCCGACGGCAACGTCGTCGGCGAGCGGCGCTTCCTCGGCCTGTTCTCCTCCGCCGCGTACACCGAGTCCGTACGCCGCGTGCCCGTCGTCCGCCGCAAGGTCGCCGAGGTCCTCAGCCGGGCCGGCTTCACGCCCAACAGCCACGACGGCCGCGACCTGCTGCAGATCCTGGAGACGTACCCGCGCGACGAGCTGTTCCAGATCCCCGTCGCGGAGCTGCAGTCCATCGTCATCAGCGTGCTGTACCTGCAGGAGCGCCGCCGGCTGCGGCTGTTCCTCCGGCAGGAGGAGTACGGGCGCTACTATTCGGCGCTCGTCTACCTGCCGCGCGACCGCTACACCACCTCGGTGCGGCTGCGGCTCGTCGACATCCTCAAGGAGGAGCTGGGCGGCACCTCCGTCGACTTCACCGCCTGGAACACCGAGTCGGTCCTGTCCCGGCTGCACTTCGTCGTCCGCGTCGACCCCGGCACCGGGCTGCGCGAGCTGACCGAGACCGACGTCCACCGCATCGAGAACCGCCTCGCGGACGCCTCCCGCTCCTGGAACGACGGCTTCACCGAGGCGCTGGTCGCCGAGTTCGGCGAGGAGCGCGCCGCCGAGTTGGGGCACCGTTACGCCGGCGCCTTCCCCGAGGGCTACAAGGAGGACTTCGCGCCCCGCGCCGCCGTCTCCGACCTCCAGCACTTCGAGAAGCTCAGTTCGCGGGGCGGCACCGCCAAGTTCGCCCTCAGCCTCTACGAGCCGGTGGGCGCCGCGCCCAACGAGCGCCGGCTGAAGGTGTACGGGGCGGGCGCGCCCTTCTCGCTGACCCGCGTGCTGCCCGTGCTGCACAACCTCGGCGTCGAGGTCACCGAGGAGCGGCCGTACGTGCTGCGCTGCGGCGGCGTCACCGACGCGTGGGTCTCGGACTTCGGGCTGCTGTTCCCGCCGTCGCAGAACGGCGGCGGCCTGGAGGTCGGCGAGGACGCGCGCGAGCGCTTCCAGGAGACGTTCGTCGCGGTGTGGAACGGCGAGGCGGAGGACGACGGGCTCAACTCCCTCGTGCCCGTCGCCGGGCTGACGTGGCGGCAGGCGATGGTGCTGCGCGCGTACGCCCGCTATCTGCGCCAGGCCGGCTCGAAGTTCAGCCCGGCGTACATGGAGGACACCCTCCGTACCAACGTGCACACCACCCGGCTGCTGGTGACCCTCTTCGAGGCGCGCATGGCGCCGGAGCGGCAGCACGCCGGGCGGGAGCTGACGGACGGCATCCTGGAGGAGCTGAACGGCGCGCTGGACCAGGTGGCCTCGCTCGACGAGGACCGCATCCTGCGCTCGTTCCTCACCGCCATCCAGGCCACGCTGCGGACCAACTACTTCCAGCACGACGGCGACGGGAAGTCCTGGCACTCGTACCTGTCGCTGAAGCTCGACCCGCAGGCCATCCCCGGACTGCCAGAGCCGCGCCCGGAGTACGAGATCTGGGTGTACTCACCGCGTGTCGAGGGCGTGCACCTGCGCTTCGGCAAGGTCGCGCGCGGCGGGCTGCGCTGGTCCGACCGGCGCGAGGACTTCCGCACCGAGGTCCTGGGCCTGGTGAAGGCGCAGGAGGTGAAGAACACCGTCATCGTCCCGGCCGGCGCCAAGGGCGGCTTCGTCGGCAAGCGGCTGCCGGACCCGTCGGCGGACCGGGACGCCTGGCTGGCCGAAGGCATCGCCTGCTACAAGACGTTCATCTACGGCATGCTCGACATCACCGACAACCTCGTCGGCGGCGAGGTCGTGCACCCCAAGAACGTCGTCCGGCACGACGAGGACGACACGTACCTGGTCGTCGCCGCCGACAAGGGCACCGCGACCTTCTCCGACATTGCCAACGAGGTCGCCGTCTCGTACGACTTCTGGCTCGGCGACGCGTTCGCCTCCGGCGGCTCCGCGGGCTACGACCACAAGGGCATGGGCATCACCGCCCGCGGCGCCTGGGAGTCGGTCAAGCGGCACTTCCGCGAGCTGGGCGTGGACTGCCAGACGGAGGACTTCACCGCCGTCGGCATCGGCGACATGTCGGGTGACGTCTTCGGCAACGGGATGCTGCTCAGCGAGCACACCCGGCTGATTGCCGCGTTCGACCACCGGCACATCATCGTCGACCCCGACCCGGACCCGGCCGTCTCCTACGCCGAGCGCCGCCGGCTCTTCGAGCTGCCGCGCTCGTCCTGGGAGGACTACGACAGCCGCAAGCTCTCCGAGGGCGGCGGGGTGTTCTCCCGCAAGGCCAAGGCGATCCCGGTGAACGCGAAGATGCGCCGGGCACTCGGCATCCGCGACGGCGCCGCGAAGATGACGCCCGCCGAGCTGATGAAGGCGATCCTCCAGGCGCCGGTCGACCTGCTGTGGAACGGCGGCATCGGTACGTACGTGAAGTCCTCGGCGGAGGCGCAGGCCGACGCGGGCGACCGGGCGAACGACGCGATCCGGGTGGACGGCATCGACGTACGGGCGCGGATCGTCGGCGAGGGCGGCAACCTCGGGCTGACGCAGCTCGGCCGGATCGAGTTCGCGCGGTTCGGCGGCCCCGGCGGCAAGGGCGGCAAGATCAACACCGACGCGATCGACAACAGCGCGGGTGTGGACACGTCCGACCACGAAGTGAACATCAAGATCCTGCTCAACCAGGTCATCGGCGACGGCGACATGACCGTCAAGCAGCGCAACAAGCTGCTGGGGGAGATGACCGACGAGGTCGCCGCGCTGGTGCTGCGCAACAACTACGCGCAGAACACCGCCCTGGCCAACGCCGTCGCGCAGGCCCCCAGCCTGCTCCAGGCCCACCACCGGTACATGCGCAAGCTCAGCAAGGAGGGCGCGCTCGACCGGGACCTGGAGTTCCTGCCCGGCGAGAAGCAGGTGCGCGAGCGCCTCACCGCGGGCCTGGGCCTCACCCAGCCCGAGCTGGCGGTGCTGCTGGGCTACACGAAGATCACCACGGCGGAGGACCTGGTCGCCACCGTGCTGCCGGACGACCCGTATCTGGAGCGGCTGCTGTTCGCGTACTTCCCGCAGCCGCTGCGCGAGCGCTTCCCCGACCAGATCCGCGCGCACGCGCTGCGCCGCGAGATCGTCACCACCGTGCTGGTCAACGACACGGTCAACACCGGCGGTACGACGTTCGTGCACCGGCTGAAGGAGGAGACCGGCGCGTCGACCGAGGAGATCGTACGGGCGCACACCGCGGCCCGCGCGATCTTCCACCTCGGCGACTTCTGGGACGAGGTCGAGACCCTCGACAACGTCATCGCCGCCGACATCCAGACCCGTATCCGGCTGCACTCGCGCCGGCTGGTCGAGCGCGCCACCCGCTGGCTGCTCAACAACCGGCCGCAGCCGCTGCAACTCGGCGAGACGATCGACTTCTTCAGCGAGCGCATCGGGCAGGTCTGGGCGGCGCTGCCGAAGCTGCTGCGCGGCACGGACCTGGAGTGGTACGAGCGCAACCAGAACGAGCTGACCGACAACGGCGTCCCGGCCGAGCTGGCGCAGCGGGTGGCCACGTTCTCGGCGGCGTTCCCGGCGATGGACATCGTGGCCGTCGCCGACCGCACCGGGCACGAGCCGCTGGACGTCGCGGAGGTGTACTACGACCTCGGTGACCGGCTGCACATCAGCAACCTGATGGACCGCATCGTCGAACTCCCGCGGGCAGACAGGTGGCAGTCCATGGCCCGCGCGGCGATCCGCGAGGACCTGTACGCGGCGCACGCGTTGCTCACCGCCGCGGTGCTGTCCGCGGAGCCGGAGGCGGAGGGCGAGGCGATCACGCCGGAGCTGCGGTTCAAGACCTGGGAGGCGAAGAACACCGCGATCCTCGGGCGGGCGCGCAGCACGCTGGAGGAGATCCAGGGGTCGGAGTCGTTCGACCTGGCGAACCTGTCGGTGGCGATGCGGACGATGCGCACGCTGCTGCGGACGAACCGGTAG
- a CDS encoding stealth conserved region 3 domain-containing protein — MGQTATDQRPPRVGPGTASVVAAYRRALPRAVRRHLAVLTAPHHADRLRAAIRARREQAATEAPGHVVITVDGRPRIAHLQRTLSPVQARRVGVLKVTRALRNAGVPHFAVRGRACGPSVVAVPADQRRRACRALARLCRVQPAYVTVVAGEGAGAGSGAGHGAGLAGGGAAGAYPRLVPGYEPGVWQQLEKADVLRLTWYRTEPGLRLVIGADSGCEVEFWHEDATGDRLLAPRPGRVADSVPAGATAVKMTDRGSWGCGRLTLRTREEFAHPLPEDVTYAIDAVFTWTDPELRYALRSLATYAPWLRRIYLLTDDGEPSWLDTAHPGLKVVGHREVFADPTVLPTSNPRAVESQLHHIEGLAEHFLYFGDRLFLGTETVPEQFFLANGLTRFFVSPVQEPLRHAPHPLRRSVLCEIEREFGDRHVATAAHRDPRRDDLAIPSSLYRHYAAHTGRAAAATLRYADVDLAAPGADAVLRGLLAARNRTVIRARGTGAPGLLGAFLEAYFPVPSAYELPG; from the coding sequence ATGGGGCAGACAGCCACGGACCAGCGACCGCCGCGCGTCGGCCCCGGCACGGCGTCCGTCGTCGCCGCGTACCGCCGCGCGCTTCCCCGCGCCGTCCGCCGCCACCTCGCCGTCCTCACCGCGCCGCACCACGCCGACCGGCTCCGCGCCGCGATCAGGGCCCGCCGCGAGCAGGCCGCCACCGAGGCCCCCGGCCACGTCGTCATCACCGTCGACGGCCGGCCGCGCATCGCGCATCTGCAGCGCACGCTCTCCCCGGTGCAGGCCCGCCGCGTCGGGGTGCTCAAGGTCACCCGGGCGCTGCGGAACGCCGGCGTCCCGCACTTCGCGGTACGGGGCCGGGCGTGCGGCCCCTCGGTCGTCGCCGTGCCCGCGGACCAGCGCCGCCGGGCGTGCCGGGCGCTGGCCCGGCTGTGCCGGGTGCAGCCGGCGTACGTGACGGTGGTGGCGGGCGAGGGTGCGGGCGCGGGGTCTGGTGCGGGGCACGGGGCCGGTCTGGCGGGGGGCGGCGCGGCCGGTGCGTACCCGCGCCTCGTGCCCGGCTACGAGCCGGGCGTCTGGCAGCAGTTGGAGAAAGCCGACGTGCTGCGCCTCACCTGGTACCGCACCGAGCCCGGCCTGCGGCTCGTCATCGGCGCCGACTCCGGCTGCGAGGTGGAGTTCTGGCACGAGGACGCCACCGGCGACCGGCTGCTCGCGCCCCGCCCCGGCCGCGTCGCCGACAGCGTCCCGGCCGGTGCCACCGCCGTGAAGATGACCGACCGCGGCTCCTGGGGCTGCGGCCGGCTCACGCTGCGTACCCGCGAGGAGTTCGCGCACCCGCTGCCCGAGGACGTCACGTACGCGATCGATGCGGTGTTCACCTGGACCGACCCCGAACTGCGCTACGCGCTGCGCTCCCTCGCCACCTACGCGCCCTGGCTCCGCCGCATCTACCTGCTCACCGACGACGGCGAGCCGTCGTGGCTGGACACCGCGCACCCGGGGCTGAAGGTCGTCGGGCACCGCGAGGTCTTCGCCGACCCGACCGTGCTGCCGACGTCCAACCCGCGCGCCGTCGAGAGCCAACTGCACCACATCGAGGGCCTGGCCGAGCACTTCCTGTACTTCGGCGACCGCCTCTTCCTGGGCACCGAGACCGTCCCCGAGCAGTTCTTCCTCGCCAACGGCCTCACGCGGTTCTTCGTCTCGCCCGTACAGGAGCCGCTGCGGCACGCCCCGCACCCGCTGCGGCGCAGCGTGCTGTGCGAGATCGAGCGCGAGTTCGGCGACCGGCACGTGGCGACCGCCGCCCACCGCGACCCGCGCCGCGACGACCTCGCGATCCCGTCGTCGCTGTACCGCCACTACGCCGCCCACACCGGCCGCGCGGCGGCCGCGACGCTGCGCTACGCGGACGTCGACCTGGCGGCACCCGGCGCGGACGCCGTGCTGCGGGGGCTGCTTGCGGCGCGGAACCGGACGGTGATCCGGGCCAGGGGCACGGGGGCGCCGGGGCTGCTGGGGGCGTTCCTGGAGGCGTACTTCCCGGTGCCGAGCGCGTACGAGCTGCCGGGGTGA
- a CDS encoding lipopolysaccharide biosynthesis protein, translating into MSGDATRTVHAEDAAGGWRLGGAAFGLLLQLCCVAYAARHVSPAALGAYAVALTAVHLLAHLAGSGIADSLRRPGPPARPTAHAALRLAAITGLTGFAVAQLAAPLPALLLHTPDTTPLLRLLACAFLCRPAAEAALTALRRAGRPRAAVLTDAGSQAAGAATGILLLAGGVNPLGLAAVLPVSAAVTLGAAALLLSRTPLPDGPPVQAASLIRVSRFAAGFGLLRLVAAGAPLWAVCGLLGPGAAGVYSRAWVLCEVPVTVYGRVANRAPGGRREADLHPPSRPVRRVDVPTARLAVTAASAAGFAGFGAAAGAGPAALALLLGPGWESATALVPWICAAAALQLVYSAGCSLDLARGRRRELFGTHLVVLLVTAAALALVLPWRGSGSALPLLACAAAAGPAAGHALQLVRWGRCGLVRVREVLRAHAVHGGIGAAAGALAALAGSAAADPGPALLYGLLALAPVALLCAGLHEQLPLSAAVSGRRPGPAGAPRPRTSTRAPAPRGTAGAPVP; encoded by the coding sequence GTGAGCGGGGACGCGACCCGTACGGTCCACGCGGAAGACGCCGCGGGCGGCTGGCGGTTGGGGGGTGCCGCCTTCGGGCTGCTGCTCCAGCTCTGCTGCGTCGCCTACGCCGCCCGCCACGTCTCCCCCGCCGCCCTCGGCGCGTACGCCGTGGCCCTCACCGCCGTCCACCTCCTCGCCCACCTCGCCGGCAGCGGCATCGCCGACTCCCTGCGCCGCCCGGGGCCGCCGGCCCGGCCCACCGCCCACGCCGCACTCCGGCTCGCCGCGATCACCGGGCTCACCGGCTTCGCCGTCGCCCAACTCGCCGCCCCACTGCCCGCGCTGCTCCTGCACACCCCCGATACCACCCCCCTCCTCCGCCTCCTCGCCTGCGCCTTCCTCTGCCGGCCCGCCGCCGAAGCCGCGCTCACCGCGCTCCGCCGCGCCGGCCGCCCCCGCGCCGCCGTACTGACGGACGCCGGCAGCCAGGCGGCCGGTGCCGCAACCGGCATCCTGCTGCTCGCCGGGGGCGTCAACCCCCTCGGCCTGGCCGCCGTGCTGCCGGTCTCGGCGGCGGTCACCCTCGGCGCCGCGGCGCTGCTCCTGTCCCGTACGCCGCTGCCGGACGGCCCTCCGGTGCAGGCCGCCTCGCTGATCCGCGTCTCCCGGTTCGCGGCCGGGTTCGGGCTGCTGCGGCTGGTCGCCGCGGGCGCGCCGCTGTGGGCGGTCTGCGGGCTGCTGGGTCCGGGCGCGGCGGGCGTGTACTCGCGCGCCTGGGTGCTGTGCGAGGTGCCGGTGACGGTGTACGGCCGGGTGGCGAACCGGGCGCCGGGCGGGCGCCGGGAGGCCGATCTTCACCCGCCGTCCCGTCCCGTACGCCGCGTAGACGTGCCCACCGCGCGCCTCGCCGTCACCGCCGCCTCCGCCGCCGGCTTCGCCGGGTTCGGCGCCGCCGCGGGGGCCGGGCCCGCCGCGCTCGCGCTGCTCCTCGGGCCCGGCTGGGAGTCCGCGACGGCGCTCGTGCCGTGGATCTGTGCCGCGGCGGCGCTGCAACTGGTCTACTCCGCGGGCTGCTCCCTCGACCTCGCCCGCGGCCGCCGCCGCGAACTCTTCGGTACGCACCTGGTCGTGCTCCTCGTCACCGCCGCCGCCCTCGCCCTCGTCCTCCCGTGGCGCGGCTCGGGCTCGGCCCTGCCGCTGCTGGCCTGCGCGGCGGCCGCCGGTCCTGCCGCGGGGCACGCGCTGCAGTTGGTGCGGTGGGGGCGGTGCGGGCTGGTGCGGGTACGGGAGGTGCTGCGGGCGCACGCGGTGCACGGCGGCATCGGGGCGGCGGCCGGGGCGCTGGCGGCGCTGGCCGGTTCGGCGGCGGCGGACCCGGGTCCCGCGCTGCTCTACGGTCTGCTGGCGCTCGCGCCCGTGGCCCTGCTGTGCGCGGGCCTGCACGAGCAGTTGCCGCTCTCCGCGGCGGTGTCCGGCCGCCGCCCGGGCCCGGCGGGTGCACCGCGGCCCCGGACGTCCACCAGGGCCCCGGCGCCCCGCGGCACGGCGGGTGCCCCGGTCCCGTAG
- a CDS encoding FkbM family methyltransferase: MPLAVRTPVNPAAPPGTGAYPRALNVLSRKETAVQRQLRRAGLAGYEPLTQATLLTVAQYAPPHAAVYDIGAHIGLYAALVDLVHGAKRLQTVAFEPTPRTAELCRGLRDGNGLGFDVRQMALSDRSRTAELFLSLKAESSNSLNAAHRAHTESVRVPVGTVDGFAERHGHAPYLIKIDVETHEPEVLAGAAGVLREHRPWIVCEVLPGTDAAAMGAALSHLTELGYGLHLIHPETPWRAHDAKSYAPHVQGQCRDWLFAPEPLTDEFYAAQRTWLRAVLACGKEENVLVPPGEPFPRGWNAPHGAPGAPPGPRRGLEARLPRMWRQAVGR; encoded by the coding sequence ATGCCCCTGGCCGTCCGCACCCCGGTGAACCCGGCCGCGCCGCCCGGCACCGGCGCGTACCCCCGCGCGCTGAACGTGCTCAGCCGCAAGGAGACCGCGGTCCAGCGCCAACTGCGCCGCGCGGGCCTCGCGGGGTACGAGCCGCTGACGCAGGCGACGCTGCTGACCGTCGCGCAGTACGCGCCCCCGCACGCGGCCGTGTACGACATCGGCGCGCACATCGGGCTGTACGCGGCCCTCGTCGACCTCGTCCACGGCGCCAAGCGGCTGCAGACCGTCGCCTTCGAGCCGACCCCGCGCACGGCGGAGCTGTGCCGTGGTCTGCGCGACGGCAACGGACTGGGCTTCGACGTGCGGCAGATGGCGCTGTCGGACCGCAGCCGCACGGCGGAGCTGTTCCTGTCGCTGAAGGCCGAGAGCTCCAACTCCCTCAACGCCGCGCACCGCGCGCACACGGAGTCGGTGCGGGTGCCGGTCGGCACGGTCGACGGCTTCGCGGAGCGGCACGGGCACGCGCCGTACCTCATCAAGATCGACGTCGAGACGCACGAGCCCGAAGTCCTCGCGGGCGCGGCCGGAGTGCTGCGCGAGCACCGCCCGTGGATCGTCTGCGAGGTCCTGCCGGGCACGGACGCGGCGGCGATGGGCGCGGCGCTGTCGCACCTGACGGAGCTGGGGTACGGACTGCACCTCATCCATCCGGAGACGCCGTGGCGCGCGCACGACGCGAAGAGCTACGCGCCGCACGTCCAGGGGCAGTGCCGCGACTGGCTGTTCGCGCCCGAGCCGCTGACGGACGAGTTCTACGCGGCGCAGCGCACGTGGCTGCGGGCGGTGCTGGCGTGCGGCAAGGAGGAGAATGTGCTGGTGCCGCCTGGCGAGCCGTTCCCGCGGGGGTGGAACGCGCCGCACGGTGCGCCGGGGGCGCCGCCCGGGCCGCGGCGGGGGCTGGAGGCGCGGCTGCCGCGGATGTGGCGGCAGGCGGTGGGACGGTGA